A genomic window from Silene latifolia isolate original U9 population chromosome Y, ASM4854445v1, whole genome shotgun sequence includes:
- the LOC141626980 gene encoding uncharacterized protein LOC141626980, whose translation MSSKKHKKVPKSQTSYHESLNHCLYLPGIGHVAPDTYSGYGSLLNSDVEDDTEVTSAYNANENTFVPDSLIEDVPYFDEKPGKIVDDGTACVDRNSLFLEMERSGSYSPTSMRFHKFCDKFLQKKRKKDETASMAYINRNNVNEKKEVSGGSLNSVDLSPKSKKFKIFCDKYLEKGKNC comes from the exons ATGTCTTCAAAAAAGCACAAAAAAGTTCCCAAATCTCAGACTTCCTACCATGAATCTCTAAATCATTGTTTATATTTACCAGGAATTGGTCATGTTGCCCCTGATACATACTCGGGTTATGGTTCCCTACTTAATTCCGATGTTGAAGATGACACAGAGGTTACATCCGCGTATAACGCGAATGAAAATACTTTTGTTCCTGATTCATTGATTGAGGATGTCCCATATTTTGATGAGAAACCTGGTAAGATTGTTGATGATGGTACTGCATGTGTTGATCGAAACTCGCTTTTTCTGGAAATGGAAAGATCTGGTTCTTATTCACCTACATCTATGAGATTCCATAAGTTCTGCGATAAGTTTTTACAGAAGAAGCGTAAAAAGGATGAAACTGCAT CTATGGCTTATATTAATCGAAACAATGTGAATGAGAAGAAGGAAGTTTCTGGGGGAAGTTTAAATTCCGTGGATTTGTCGCCAAAATCAAAGAAATTCAAGATATTTTGTGACAAGTACTTAGAAAAGGGGAAAAATTGCTAA
- the LOC141632765 gene encoding uncharacterized protein LOC141632765, whose amino-acid sequence MDDARAQINEFSAKMNGQLLSASTLESSTRVVSILTSLVTKAAELASQAKEGLDAGLATASQLRDVQAKVTSLEEKLDNLNRDLHTSRISAIFIMKKPNLTNDERHRVACLLLESCKNGKPAHGKMNEVASMFNVTRKSIFSIWTAAKQQRIHEVPINVRSKIKGKKGKERIPCPLEAIRALDVSKRTTLKRLGKAIGHAPSTCHRWVKQGLIKSHTSSIHPALSEDHKHLRLHFVMGKLVFDRLLRCVMFKDMGLIIHIDEKWFYMTNPKCRYYIGSNEALPYRSCKSKRYITKIMFLAAVSRPTYKENGEVLFDGKVGIWPFTYQEPAKRKSKNRVAGTIVTKPVESITKAVTKEALINLVIPTIKEKWPASASKNITIQQDNAKPHISGKDKDFIEAANSDGFNIKLTQQPANSPDLNILDLGFFRSIQSIQDENPAKTVEQLVQNVTEAYEAETAETIDNVFLSLQACMVEIMQKRGHNNYPLPHLAKAAQRRQGTLPRDLTVNEDLVKECIQFLITCGLMSDLDQLMLDLGIQVPF is encoded by the exons atggatgatgcccgggcacAGATAAATGAGTTTTCTGCAAAAATGAACGGCCAGCTCTTGTCTGCAAGTACTCTTGAGTCGTCTACCagagtggtttctattctgacttctcttgtaacaaagGCTGCTGAGCTTGCTTCCcaggctaaggag ggattggatgccgggttggctACTGCTTCTCAGCTCAGGGATGTCCAGGCCAAGGTTActagtttggaggaaaaactggataACCTTAACCGTGACCTGCATACATCCAGga TTTCAGCTATTTTCATCATGAAAAAACCTAATCTAACAAATGATGAGAGGCATAGGGTGGCATGCTTGCTGCTTGAGAGCTGCAAAAACGGGAAACCTGCACATGGGAAGATGAATGAAGTGGCAAGCATGTTCAATGTCACAAGGAAATCCATTTTCAGTATATGGACAGCAGCAAAACAACAGAGGATACATGAAGTTCCTATTAATGTGAGGAGTAAGATCAAGGGAAAGAAGGGGAAAGAAAGGATACCTTGTCCATTAGAGGCCATAAGGGCACTTGATGTGTCAAAGAGAACAACACTGAAAAGGTTGGGCAAGGCTATAGGGCATGCACCATCTACCTGCCATAGATGGGTAAAACAAGGACTTATTAAGTCTCACACAAGTTCAATACATCCAGCTTTAAGTGAAGACCACAAACACCTAAGGTTACATTTTGTAATGGGAAAATTAGTCTTTGATAGGCTATTGAGGTGTGTAATGTTCAAGGATATGGGTTTAATCATTCACATTGATGaaaaatggttttatatgaccAATCCAAAGTGTAGATACTACATTGGCAGCAATGAAGCTCTTCCTTATAGAAGTTGTAAAAGCAAGAGATACATAACAAAAATCATGTTCTTAGCAGCAGTTTCAAGGCCAACATACAAAGAAAATGGAGAAGTTTTGTTTGATGGAAAGGTTGGTATATGGCCATTTACTTACCAAGAACCAGCAAAAAGAAAAAGTAAGAATAGAGTAGCTGGTACAATAGTCACAAAACCAGTTGAATCTATCACAAAGGCAGTCACAAAAGAAGCATTGATCAACTTAGTGATACCAACCATTAAAGAAAAATGGCCAGCATCTGCATCAAAGAATATAACTATTCAACAGGATAATGCTAAGCCTCATATAAGTGGTAAAGACAAAGATTTCATTGAGGCAGCCAATTCAGATGGATTTAACATCAAGTTAACACAACAACCAGCAAACTCACCTGACTTGAACATTTTAGATCTAGGTTTCTTTAGATCAATTCAGTCTATTCAAGATGAAAACCCAGCAAAGACAGTTGAACAGTTGGTGCAAAATGTAACTGAAGCATATGAAGCAGAGACAGCTGAAACAATAGACAATGTTTTTCTAAGTTTACAAGCTTGTATGGTGGAAATTATGCAAAAGAGAGGCCACAATAACTACCCACTACCACATCTTGCAAAGGCTGCACAAAGAAGGCAAGGAACACTACCAAGAGACTTAACAGTTAATGAAGATTTGGTCAAGGAATGCATTCAGTTTTTAATAACTTGTGGACTGATGAGTGATTTAGATCAATTAATGTTAGATCTAGGCATCCAAGTCCCCTTTTGA
- the LOC141632764 gene encoding uncharacterized protein LOC141632764, giving the protein MVTEKATSDEFFFFVVYGFNEDSERSDLWAHMKFIKDNYHKPWGVYGDFNNVLHYNERIGREVTWSEIAEFRACVQWTCTLILFLISYLKQAWTCPVRGTFMYQLVLKLRNLKQNLRELNRSKFSDVDKSVGVSKALWESLQIQLNANPTDESISFAEKEAPDSYRHLSKIQHSFLSQKAKVDWLSNGDDNTRFFHNHIRSRQIHNRVMCIKGDDGILYHNPKDIEVAFLNYNKSLLGTCHSNVDVHVPTVRAENLVTLAHNNLLLVDVTDEEIKGCLFSIAGVLAGFS; this is encoded by the exons ATGGTTACTGAGAAAGCTACTAGTGATGAGTTTTTCTTCTTTGTAGTTTATGGTTTCAATGAGGATAGTGAGAGATCTGATCTGTGGGCTCACATGAAATTTATCAAGGACAATTATCATAAACCTTGGGGGGTCTATGGTGACTTTAATAATGTTCTCCACTATAATGAAAGAATTGGTAGGGAGGTCACTTGGTCTGAAATTGCTGAATTTAGAGCTTGTGTTCA ATGGACTTGTACCCTAATTCTTTTCCTCATTTCTTACCTGAAG CAGGCCTGGACTTGTCCTGTCAGAGGGACTTTCATGTATCAACTTGTTCTTAAACTTAGGAACCTTAAGCAAAACTTGAGAGAGTTGAATAGAAGCAAATTCTCAGATGTTGATAAATCTGTGGGAGTTTCTAAGGCTCTGTGGGAAAGTCTTCAAATCCAGTTGAATGCTAATCCTACAGATGAGAGTATCAGTTTTGCTGAAAAGGAAGCTCCTGACTCCTATAGGCATTTGAGCAAAATCCAGCATAGTTTTTTGAGTCAGAAGGCTAAGGTTGATTGGTTAAGTAATGGTGATGACAATACAAGATTTTTTCATAACCACATTAGATCAAGGCAAATCCATAATAGAGTTATGTGCATTAAAGGGGATGATGGAATTCTTTATCATAATCCTAAGGACATTGAAGTTGCCTTCTTAAATTATAATAAGTCCTTACTGGGTACTTGTCATTCAAATGTTGATGTCCATGTGCCTACTGTTAGAGCAGAAAATCTGGTGACTTTGGCCCATAATAATCTTCTACTTGTAGATGTGACTGATGAGGAGATTAAAGGATGCTTATTCTCTATTGCaggtgttttagcaggattttcctga